A single genomic interval of SAR324 cluster bacterium harbors:
- the pgsA gene encoding CDP-diacylglycerol--glycerol-3-phosphate 3-phosphatidyltransferase, whose translation MLGLLSKLVTPNQLTVARMFLIPVIYLLIWIDTPGILFAAAVLYTIACFTDYLDGVLARFEGKSTPLGKLLDPIADKVLVSSILVLLVAMDRAPAIATVILISREFAISGLRSIAVVDGLVIGASWAGKLKTLIQMISIGFLIVHHDTWHIPFHIIGLVLLWASAVISLWSGVEYFMAYYRNTPHEEPQQ comes from the coding sequence ATGCTCGGTTTACTCTCAAAGCTGGTAACTCCCAACCAACTCACTGTGGCAAGAATGTTTTTGATTCCTGTCATTTATCTGCTGATCTGGATTGATACTCCCGGAATTTTGTTTGCCGCGGCAGTGCTTTACACCATCGCCTGTTTTACTGATTATCTGGATGGTGTGCTGGCACGTTTTGAGGGAAAATCCACCCCTCTTGGAAAATTGCTGGATCCCATTGCGGACAAAGTTCTGGTTTCCTCCATTCTGGTTTTGCTGGTTGCCATGGATCGTGCTCCCGCCATCGCCACCGTGATTCTGATTTCCCGTGAATTTGCTATTTCCGGACTCCGCTCCATCGCGGTAGTGGATGGTCTGGTGATTGGCGCAAGCTGGGCCGGAAAGCTCAAAACATTGATTCAAATGATTTCCATTGGCTTTCTGATTGTGCATCATGATACCTGGCATATCCCGTTTCACATCATCGGTCTGGTATTGCTCTGGGCTTCGGCGGTCATTTCTCTCTGGAGCGGAGTGGAGTATTTTATGGCCTATTACCGCAATACCCCTCACGAAGAACCCCAGCAATAA
- a CDS encoding glutamyl-tRNA reductase has protein sequence MKFAVLGWSYRQTPVELREKIALTPQQRFSLAYDLKQQFELEELLILSTCNRTEFYYRAVQPRHVSQQILKYLTDFWKNPDIGNLSYQEYDMDAVRHLFRVSASLDSMILGEPQILGQIKDAYQEFQEMDMTGRVFKSLFPKAFFTAKRVRTETQISNFAVSISFAAVELARQIFDDLEKRSVMIIGAGEMAELSARHLIKCGVSRLLVTNRTFANAVKMAERYKGSAIQFEQMAGYLPNVDIVISSTGASHHIITESTVKKCMKLRKGDPMFFIDIAVPRDIDPQINNISDVFCYDIDDLQNVVDRNLKERQKEAELADHIVEEEIIKTHSWFKTLSSVPTLKALRKQFHDIGEDELFKTLSKLKGLDSQQQDAVKYLVYKIINRLLHAPSTNLKEASHRDDVHLYLEALSDLFDLSPAELSIENLAETPALKLLNRR, from the coding sequence ATGAAATTTGCGGTGCTGGGCTGGAGTTATCGACAAACTCCGGTAGAACTGAGGGAAAAAATCGCACTGACGCCCCAGCAGCGCTTCTCACTCGCCTATGATCTGAAACAACAGTTTGAACTTGAAGAACTGCTGATCCTCTCCACATGCAACCGCACAGAATTCTATTACCGTGCGGTCCAGCCAAGGCACGTCAGCCAACAAATTTTAAAATATTTAACCGACTTCTGGAAAAATCCTGACATCGGGAATCTGTCCTATCAGGAATATGACATGGATGCCGTCCGGCATTTATTCCGTGTATCCGCCAGCCTGGATTCCATGATTCTGGGCGAACCTCAAATTCTGGGACAAATCAAGGACGCGTATCAGGAATTTCAGGAAATGGATATGACGGGACGTGTATTCAAATCGCTGTTTCCTAAAGCGTTTTTTACAGCAAAACGCGTCCGCACAGAAACCCAGATCTCCAATTTCGCGGTTTCCATCAGTTTTGCCGCAGTGGAACTGGCACGACAGATTTTTGATGATCTGGAGAAGCGCAGTGTGATGATCATCGGTGCCGGTGAAATGGCCGAACTTTCAGCAAGACATCTGATCAAATGCGGTGTTTCCCGACTGCTGGTAACCAATCGAACTTTTGCCAATGCTGTCAAAATGGCCGAACGCTATAAGGGGTCAGCCATTCAGTTTGAACAGATGGCGGGCTATCTGCCCAATGTCGATATTGTGATTTCCTCCACGGGTGCCAGTCACCACATCATCACAGAAAGTACTGTCAAAAAGTGCATGAAGCTTCGCAAAGGCGATCCCATGTTTTTTATTGATATCGCGGTTCCGCGAGACATTGATCCCCAAATCAATAATATCTCTGACGTATTCTGTTACGATATTGATGATTTGCAGAATGTGGTGGACCGGAACCTGAAAGAACGTCAGAAAGAAGCAGAACTTGCGGACCATATTGTGGAAGAGGAAATCATCAAAACTCATTCATGGTTCAAAACACTTTCATCGGTGCCTACCCTCAAGGCCTTGCGTAAACAATTCCATGACATTGGTGAAGATGAACTTTTCAAAACACTGTCAAAACTGAAAGGCCTGGATTCCCAGCAACAGGATGCTGTGAAATATCTGGTCTATAAAATCATCAACAGGCTGCTGCATGCGCCCTCCACCAACCTTAAAGAGGCAAGTCACAGAGATGACGTGCATCTTTATCTCGAAGCACTTTCGGATCTGTTTGATCTTTCACCGGCGGAACTCTCCATTGAAAATCTTGCGGAAACACCTGCGTTAAAACTCCTCAATCGACGTTAA